A single region of the Malus sylvestris chromosome 8, drMalSylv7.2, whole genome shotgun sequence genome encodes:
- the LOC126632959 gene encoding probable jasmonic acid carboxyl methyltransferase 1 isoform X3 has product MARPGKMLSTAKSIIDEAIQKMLCLTIAPNGRMGIADLGCSSGPNTLLLISEIIDAIHATSSSSSSSIEFRVFLNDLISNDFNTLFMSLPAFYNQLKEEKGAGFGSVFISAVPGSFDGRLFPAKSLHFVHSSSSLHWLSQVPPGLDCQATGRAFNRGKMYISKTSPQCVLDAYSLQFHKDFLLFLKSRAEEIVGGGRMVLSLLGRSAADPSTQESCYVQWELLAHALMRMVSEGLIEEERVDSFNAPFYASSEEELKLVLQNEGSFTMDRLEAFEIDWDGGAEITAVVSGQRMAKTIRAVTESMIESHFGKDIMDDLFRQYAELFADYLSKSKTKFINLVFSVIRKD; this is encoded by the exons ATGGCGAGACCA GGAAAAATGTTATCCACCGCAAAGTCAATCATTGATGAAGCTATACAAAAAATGTTGTGCTTAACTATAGCACCAAATGGGCGCATGGGAATAGCCGATTTGGGTTGCTCATCTGGACCAAACACCTTACTACTCATCTCCGAAATAATTGATGCCATACATGCCACAAGTAGCAGCTCATCATCATCCATAGAGTTTAGAGTGTTTCTAAATGACCTCATTAGCAACGACTTCAACACCCTTTTTATGTCACTCCCGGCATTCTACAACCAActaaaggaagaaaaaggtgctGGATTCGGGTCTGTATTTATCTCCGCCGTGCCGGGCTCGTTTGACGGCAGATTGTTTCCGGCAAAGAGTTTACATTTCGTGCACTCCTCTTCTAGTCTTCATTGGCTATCTCAGGTCCCTCCTGGCCTGGATTGCCAGGCAACTGGCAGAGCGTTTAACAGAGGAAAGATGTACATTTCTAAGACCAGCCCTCAATGCGTTTTGGATGCATATTCACTTCAATTTCACAAGGACTTTTTGCTATTTCTCAAGTCCCGGGCTGAAGAAATAGTTGGCGGAGGACGAATGGTGCTGTCACTCCTGGGCAGGTCGGCCGCTGACCCATCAACTCAAGAGAGTTGCTACGTGCAGTGGGAACTCCTAGCTCATGCATTAATGAGAATGGTTTCAGAG GGTCTCATTGAAGAGGAAAGGGTTGATTCCTTCAACGCTCCGTTCTATGCCTCAAGTGAAGAGGAACTAAAATTGGTGTTACAAAATGAAGGATCATTTACAATGGACCGCCTTGAAGCCTTTGAAATTGATTGGGATGGTGGTGCAGAAATAACCGCTGTAGTCAGTGGGCAGCGAATGGCCAAGACCATAAGAGCTGTGACCGAGTCCATGATCGAATCTCATTTCGGAAAAGATATCATGGATGATCTATTTCGTCAGTATGCCGAGCTCTTCGCGGATTACTTATCAAAATCTAAAACCAAGTTCATCAATTTGGTTTTTTCAGTCATTAGAAAGGACTGA
- the LOC126632959 gene encoding probable jasmonic acid carboxyl methyltransferase 2 isoform X1 gives MEVLQILHMNPGNGETSYAQNSTVQGKMLSTAKSIIDEAIQKMLCLTIAPNGRMGIADLGCSSGPNTLLLISEIIDAIHATSSSSSSSIEFRVFLNDLISNDFNTLFMSLPAFYNQLKEEKGAGFGSVFISAVPGSFDGRLFPAKSLHFVHSSSSLHWLSQVPPGLDCQATGRAFNRGKMYISKTSPQCVLDAYSLQFHKDFLLFLKSRAEEIVGGGRMVLSLLGRSAADPSTQESCYVQWELLAHALMRMVSEGLIEEERVDSFNAPFYASSEEELKLVLQNEGSFTMDRLEAFEIDWDGGAEITAVVSGQRMAKTIRAVTESMIESHFGKDIMDDLFRQYAELFADYLSKSKTKFINLVFSVIRKD, from the exons ATGGAGGTGCTGCAAATACTTCACATGAACCCAGGGAATGGCGAGACCAGTTATGCTCAAAACTCTACAGTTCAg GGAAAAATGTTATCCACCGCAAAGTCAATCATTGATGAAGCTATACAAAAAATGTTGTGCTTAACTATAGCACCAAATGGGCGCATGGGAATAGCCGATTTGGGTTGCTCATCTGGACCAAACACCTTACTACTCATCTCCGAAATAATTGATGCCATACATGCCACAAGTAGCAGCTCATCATCATCCATAGAGTTTAGAGTGTTTCTAAATGACCTCATTAGCAACGACTTCAACACCCTTTTTATGTCACTCCCGGCATTCTACAACCAActaaaggaagaaaaaggtgctGGATTCGGGTCTGTATTTATCTCCGCCGTGCCGGGCTCGTTTGACGGCAGATTGTTTCCGGCAAAGAGTTTACATTTCGTGCACTCCTCTTCTAGTCTTCATTGGCTATCTCAGGTCCCTCCTGGCCTGGATTGCCAGGCAACTGGCAGAGCGTTTAACAGAGGAAAGATGTACATTTCTAAGACCAGCCCTCAATGCGTTTTGGATGCATATTCACTTCAATTTCACAAGGACTTTTTGCTATTTCTCAAGTCCCGGGCTGAAGAAATAGTTGGCGGAGGACGAATGGTGCTGTCACTCCTGGGCAGGTCGGCCGCTGACCCATCAACTCAAGAGAGTTGCTACGTGCAGTGGGAACTCCTAGCTCATGCATTAATGAGAATGGTTTCAGAG GGTCTCATTGAAGAGGAAAGGGTTGATTCCTTCAACGCTCCGTTCTATGCCTCAAGTGAAGAGGAACTAAAATTGGTGTTACAAAATGAAGGATCATTTACAATGGACCGCCTTGAAGCCTTTGAAATTGATTGGGATGGTGGTGCAGAAATAACCGCTGTAGTCAGTGGGCAGCGAATGGCCAAGACCATAAGAGCTGTGACCGAGTCCATGATCGAATCTCATTTCGGAAAAGATATCATGGATGATCTATTTCGTCAGTATGCCGAGCTCTTCGCGGATTACTTATCAAAATCTAAAACCAAGTTCATCAATTTGGTTTTTTCAGTCATTAGAAAGGACTGA
- the LOC126632959 gene encoding probable jasmonic acid carboxyl methyltransferase 1 isoform X2: protein MEVLQILHMNPGNGETSYAQNSTVQSIIDEAIQKMLCLTIAPNGRMGIADLGCSSGPNTLLLISEIIDAIHATSSSSSSSIEFRVFLNDLISNDFNTLFMSLPAFYNQLKEEKGAGFGSVFISAVPGSFDGRLFPAKSLHFVHSSSSLHWLSQVPPGLDCQATGRAFNRGKMYISKTSPQCVLDAYSLQFHKDFLLFLKSRAEEIVGGGRMVLSLLGRSAADPSTQESCYVQWELLAHALMRMVSEGLIEEERVDSFNAPFYASSEEELKLVLQNEGSFTMDRLEAFEIDWDGGAEITAVVSGQRMAKTIRAVTESMIESHFGKDIMDDLFRQYAELFADYLSKSKTKFINLVFSVIRKD, encoded by the exons ATGGAGGTGCTGCAAATACTTCACATGAACCCAGGGAATGGCGAGACCAGTTATGCTCAAAACTCTACAGTTCAg TCAATCATTGATGAAGCTATACAAAAAATGTTGTGCTTAACTATAGCACCAAATGGGCGCATGGGAATAGCCGATTTGGGTTGCTCATCTGGACCAAACACCTTACTACTCATCTCCGAAATAATTGATGCCATACATGCCACAAGTAGCAGCTCATCATCATCCATAGAGTTTAGAGTGTTTCTAAATGACCTCATTAGCAACGACTTCAACACCCTTTTTATGTCACTCCCGGCATTCTACAACCAActaaaggaagaaaaaggtgctGGATTCGGGTCTGTATTTATCTCCGCCGTGCCGGGCTCGTTTGACGGCAGATTGTTTCCGGCAAAGAGTTTACATTTCGTGCACTCCTCTTCTAGTCTTCATTGGCTATCTCAGGTCCCTCCTGGCCTGGATTGCCAGGCAACTGGCAGAGCGTTTAACAGAGGAAAGATGTACATTTCTAAGACCAGCCCTCAATGCGTTTTGGATGCATATTCACTTCAATTTCACAAGGACTTTTTGCTATTTCTCAAGTCCCGGGCTGAAGAAATAGTTGGCGGAGGACGAATGGTGCTGTCACTCCTGGGCAGGTCGGCCGCTGACCCATCAACTCAAGAGAGTTGCTACGTGCAGTGGGAACTCCTAGCTCATGCATTAATGAGAATGGTTTCAGAG GGTCTCATTGAAGAGGAAAGGGTTGATTCCTTCAACGCTCCGTTCTATGCCTCAAGTGAAGAGGAACTAAAATTGGTGTTACAAAATGAAGGATCATTTACAATGGACCGCCTTGAAGCCTTTGAAATTGATTGGGATGGTGGTGCAGAAATAACCGCTGTAGTCAGTGGGCAGCGAATGGCCAAGACCATAAGAGCTGTGACCGAGTCCATGATCGAATCTCATTTCGGAAAAGATATCATGGATGATCTATTTCGTCAGTATGCCGAGCTCTTCGCGGATTACTTATCAAAATCTAAAACCAAGTTCATCAATTTGGTTTTTTCAGTCATTAGAAAGGACTGA